The following coding sequences lie in one Candidatus Binatia bacterium genomic window:
- a CDS encoding cation-translocating P-type ATPase: MSRAGTTAARRPTDPSVAGAPAGLERPAYRATVDEVVAALGTDLRNGLTASEARARLERFGRNELAGEERVPAWRKFLAQFQDVLVILLLIATLISAAIWFYERDAAAPYEAIAIFAVVLLNAILGYVQEARAEHALAALRQMAAAQAHVVRDGERRSVPATEIVPGDVILIEEGDTIPADARVVQATALQTSEAALTGESLPVEKDDLPIEDEVGIGDRHNMVFSGTAATYGRGRAVVVATGMQTEMGRIAGLLRAATDDATPLQKELDRTGKLLGGIVVLIAIVLIATVLMVEDVDGVAALVDVFVMGVALAVAAVPEGLPAVVTAVLSLGVQRMARRRAIVRHLAAVETLGSANVIASDKTGTLTKNEMTVRVVVTASGRVRFGGTGYAPEGEVTAENGSAIEGALRAELIRALAAADRANNAVLQKRGGRWVVHGDPTEGALIVAAHKAGLTEETLDARFERVGEVPFSSERKLMSTIHTDAERAGRLRVFTKGAPDVLLARCTHELVGEETRPLTDERRAEIGRANDELAGEALRTLGVAMRTLPENALANDDPNDEVERELVFLGLIGMIDPPRSEAGEAVARARSAGIRPMMITGDHPRTAAVIAQQLGIADTARAVTGAELEKASDEELDRTVAEVSVYARVNPEHKLRIVEALQRGGAIVAMTGDGVNDAPALKTADIGVAMGITGTDVSKQAADMVLADDNFATIVAAVEEGRAIFANIRKFLRYLLGTNIGEVLTMFLGVLFGDALGLAAHEGVVLPLLATQLLWINLVTDGAPALALGIDPADPDIMREPPRPRDESVITPAMWRSILFVGVVFAVTTLGMIDACLPGGFIEGSGDLRYAQTMAFNTLVFASLFAVLSVRSDVQSTFVGLFRNRWLWGAILMSAALQVAVIYVPFLQEAFSTVPLTVGDWIACIAVGSVVLWLREITKLVKRVMLRARNADAAA, translated from the coding sequence TTGAGCAGGGCTGGCACCACGGCCGCGCGACGTCCGACGGATCCGAGCGTCGCAGGCGCGCCGGCGGGTCTCGAGCGACCCGCGTACCGCGCCACCGTCGACGAGGTCGTCGCGGCGCTCGGCACCGATCTGCGCAATGGCTTGACGGCGAGCGAAGCGCGCGCGCGCCTCGAGCGCTTCGGCCGCAACGAGCTCGCCGGCGAGGAGCGCGTGCCCGCGTGGCGCAAGTTCCTCGCGCAGTTCCAGGACGTGCTCGTCATCCTGCTGCTGATCGCGACGCTGATCTCGGCCGCGATCTGGTTCTACGAGCGCGACGCCGCGGCGCCTTACGAGGCGATCGCGATCTTCGCCGTCGTGCTGCTCAACGCGATCCTCGGCTACGTGCAGGAGGCGCGCGCCGAGCACGCGCTCGCGGCGCTGCGCCAGATGGCGGCGGCGCAAGCGCACGTCGTGCGCGACGGCGAGCGACGCAGCGTGCCCGCGACGGAGATCGTCCCCGGCGACGTCATCCTGATCGAGGAAGGCGACACCATCCCCGCCGACGCGCGCGTCGTGCAGGCGACCGCGCTGCAGACCTCCGAGGCGGCGCTGACCGGCGAGAGCTTGCCGGTCGAGAAGGACGACCTGCCGATCGAGGACGAGGTCGGCATCGGCGACCGCCACAACATGGTGTTCAGCGGCACCGCCGCGACCTACGGCCGCGGTCGCGCGGTGGTGGTCGCGACCGGGATGCAGACCGAGATGGGCCGCATCGCCGGGCTGCTGCGCGCCGCGACGGACGACGCGACGCCGCTGCAGAAGGAGCTCGATCGCACCGGCAAGCTGCTCGGCGGCATCGTCGTGCTGATCGCGATCGTGCTGATCGCGACCGTGCTGATGGTCGAGGACGTGGACGGCGTGGCGGCGCTCGTCGACGTGTTCGTCATGGGCGTGGCGCTCGCCGTCGCCGCCGTGCCGGAGGGGCTGCCGGCGGTGGTCACGGCGGTGCTGTCGCTCGGCGTGCAGCGCATGGCCCGGCGCCGCGCGATCGTCCGACACCTCGCCGCGGTCGAGACGCTCGGCTCGGCGAACGTCATCGCGTCCGACAAGACCGGCACGCTGACCAAGAACGAGATGACGGTGCGCGTGGTCGTGACCGCGAGCGGCCGCGTCCGCTTCGGCGGCACCGGCTACGCGCCGGAAGGCGAGGTGACCGCCGAGAACGGTTCCGCGATCGAGGGCGCGCTGCGCGCCGAGCTGATCCGCGCGCTCGCCGCCGCCGACCGCGCCAACAACGCGGTGCTGCAGAAGCGCGGCGGACGCTGGGTCGTGCACGGCGATCCCACCGAGGGCGCGCTGATCGTCGCCGCGCACAAGGCGGGTCTCACCGAGGAGACGCTGGACGCGCGCTTCGAGCGCGTCGGCGAGGTGCCGTTCTCGTCCGAGCGCAAGCTCATGAGCACGATCCACACCGACGCCGAGCGCGCCGGGCGGCTGCGCGTCTTCACCAAGGGCGCGCCCGACGTGCTGCTCGCGCGCTGCACGCACGAGCTGGTCGGCGAGGAGACGCGGCCGCTCACCGACGAGCGTCGCGCCGAGATCGGGCGGGCGAACGACGAGCTCGCGGGCGAGGCGCTGCGCACGCTCGGCGTCGCGATGCGCACGCTGCCCGAGAACGCGCTCGCGAACGACGATCCGAACGACGAGGTCGAGCGCGAGCTCGTCTTCCTCGGCCTGATCGGCATGATCGATCCGCCGCGCAGCGAAGCGGGCGAAGCGGTCGCGCGTGCGCGCTCGGCCGGCATCCGTCCGATGATGATCACCGGCGACCACCCGCGCACGGCCGCGGTGATCGCGCAGCAGCTCGGCATCGCGGACACGGCGCGTGCGGTGACGGGCGCCGAGCTCGAGAAGGCGTCCGACGAGGAGCTCGACCGCACCGTGGCCGAGGTGTCGGTCTACGCGCGCGTCAATCCGGAGCACAAGCTGCGCATCGTCGAGGCGCTGCAGCGCGGCGGCGCGATCGTCGCGATGACCGGCGACGGGGTCAACGACGCGCCGGCGCTCAAGACCGCGGACATCGGCGTCGCGATGGGCATCACCGGCACCGACGTGTCGAAGCAGGCGGCCGACATGGTGCTCGCCGACGACAACTTCGCGACCATCGTCGCGGCGGTCGAGGAAGGGCGCGCGATCTTCGCCAACATCCGCAAGTTCCTGCGCTACCTGCTCGGCACCAACATCGGCGAGGTGCTGACGATGTTCCTCGGCGTGCTGTTCGGCGACGCGCTCGGGCTCGCGGCGCACGAAGGCGTCGTGCTGCCGCTGCTCGCGACCCAGCTCCTGTGGATCAACCTCGTGACCGACGGCGCGCCCGCGCTGGCGCTCGGCATCGATCCGGCCGATCCGGACATCATGCGCGAGCCGCCGCGGCCGCGCGACGAGAGCGTCATCACGCCGGCGATGTGGCGCAGCATCCTGTTCGTGGGCGTGGTGTTCGCCGTGACGACGCTCGGCATGATCGACGCCTGCCTGCCCGGCGGATTCATCGAGGGCTCGGGCGACCTGCGCTACGCGCAGACGATGGCGTTCAACACGCTCGTCTTCGCGTCGCTGTTCGCCGTGCTCAGCGTGCGCTCCGACGTGCAGAGCACCTTCGTCGGGCTGTTCCGCAACCGCTGGCTGTGGGGCGCGATCCTGATGTCGGCGGCGCTGCAGGTCGCGGTCATCTACGTGCCGTTCCTGCAGGAGGCGTTCTCGACCGTGCCGCTCACGGTGGGCGACTGGATCGCCTGCATCGCGGTCGGCAGCGTGGTGCTGTGGCTGCGCGAGATCACCAAGCTGGTGAAGCGCGTGATGCTGCGCGCGCGTAACGCTGACGCTGCGGCGTGA
- the ftsH gene encoding ATP-dependent zinc metalloprotease FtsH, giving the protein MPKRSTWVWFLVVLLANYLLVRFLMPGPEAPLSVPYTFFREQVDAGNVEAIFGRGETITGRFKSPVTYPPPESAAKAEQPGETRERASESSTPRAATRRGGDGLADPGPPRTGTTFTTTLPSFVDTDLERFLVAHQVEISAEPIDSGVGPLATLLYGFGPALLFIGFYIWIFRRASQGGIGGLMGMGKSRARRYDQEQDTKVTFDDVAGIDEAENELVEIVDFLRDPPKYTRLGGTAPKGILLVGAPGTGKTLLAKAVAGEAGVPFFSMSAAEFVEMIVGVGAARVRDLFKQAREHAPAIIFIDELDAIGRARGQVALGGSTEQEQTLNQILTEMDGFSSREGIIVLAATNQPEVLDKALLRPGRFDRRVVVNLPDKNGREAILKVHTRKVPLAKDLSLAEIAGATPGFSGADLKNLVNEAALLAARRDQTEVRQQDFFDALEKIVLGPERPLLLSRADKERIAYHEGGHAILGLVVPGADPVHRVSIVPRGLALGVTYQRPDSDRYNYPEAYLRARIIGMLGGRAAEEIVYGTKTTGAESDIEQATDLARRMVTRWGMSERLGLVQLGPRENPYLGTQAGFGLSKPFSEETAKLIDAEVRRIISECHEEARQLLTKHRKALDALAAALLERETLDEKEIHEVTGLPPAPQLETGIVPLVDEPPADAVARKSAG; this is encoded by the coding sequence ATGCCGAAGCGCTCGACCTGGGTGTGGTTCCTCGTCGTGCTGCTCGCGAACTACCTGCTCGTGCGCTTCCTGATGCCGGGTCCGGAAGCGCCGCTGTCGGTGCCGTACACGTTCTTCCGCGAGCAGGTCGACGCCGGCAACGTCGAGGCGATCTTCGGCCGCGGCGAGACCATCACCGGACGCTTCAAGAGCCCCGTCACCTACCCGCCGCCCGAGAGCGCGGCGAAGGCCGAGCAGCCCGGCGAGACGCGCGAGCGCGCGAGCGAGAGCAGCACCCCACGCGCCGCGACGCGCCGCGGAGGCGACGGCCTCGCCGACCCCGGCCCGCCGCGCACCGGCACGACCTTCACCACGACGTTGCCGTCCTTCGTCGACACCGACCTCGAGCGCTTCCTCGTCGCGCACCAGGTCGAGATCAGCGCCGAGCCGATCGACAGCGGCGTCGGACCGCTCGCGACGCTGCTCTACGGCTTCGGTCCCGCGCTGCTGTTCATCGGCTTCTACATCTGGATCTTCCGCCGCGCGTCGCAGGGCGGCATCGGCGGCTTGATGGGCATGGGCAAGAGCCGCGCGCGCCGCTACGACCAGGAGCAGGACACCAAGGTCACCTTCGACGACGTCGCCGGCATCGACGAGGCGGAGAACGAGCTCGTCGAAATCGTCGATTTTTTGCGTGACCCGCCGAAGTACACGCGGCTCGGCGGCACCGCCCCGAAGGGCATCCTGCTGGTCGGGGCGCCGGGCACCGGCAAGACGCTGCTCGCGAAGGCCGTCGCGGGCGAGGCGGGCGTGCCGTTCTTCTCGATGAGCGCCGCGGAGTTCGTCGAGATGATCGTCGGCGTCGGCGCGGCGCGCGTGCGCGACCTGTTCAAGCAGGCGCGCGAGCACGCGCCGGCGATCATCTTCATCGACGAGCTCGACGCGATCGGTCGCGCGCGCGGTCAGGTCGCGCTCGGCGGCTCGACCGAGCAGGAGCAGACGCTCAACCAGATCCTCACCGAGATGGACGGCTTCTCGAGCCGCGAGGGGATCATCGTGCTCGCCGCGACCAACCAGCCCGAGGTGCTCGACAAGGCGCTGCTGCGTCCGGGACGCTTCGACCGCCGCGTCGTGGTGAACCTGCCGGACAAGAACGGCCGCGAGGCGATCCTCAAGGTCCACACGCGCAAGGTGCCGCTCGCGAAGGACCTGAGCCTCGCCGAGATCGCGGGCGCGACGCCGGGCTTCTCCGGCGCGGACCTGAAGAACCTGGTGAACGAGGCGGCGCTGCTCGCCGCGCGCCGTGACCAGACCGAGGTGCGTCAGCAGGACTTCTTCGACGCGCTCGAGAAGATCGTCCTCGGACCGGAGCGTCCGCTGCTCCTGAGCCGCGCCGACAAGGAGCGCATCGCCTACCACGAGGGCGGACACGCGATCCTCGGGCTCGTCGTGCCGGGCGCCGACCCGGTGCACCGCGTGAGCATCGTGCCGCGCGGGCTCGCGCTCGGCGTCACCTACCAGCGCCCCGACAGCGATCGCTACAACTACCCGGAGGCGTACCTGCGCGCGCGCATCATCGGCATGCTCGGCGGTCGCGCCGCGGAGGAGATCGTGTACGGCACGAAGACGACCGGCGCCGAGAGCGACATCGAGCAGGCGACCGATCTCGCGCGTCGCATGGTGACGCGCTGGGGAATGAGCGAGCGTCTCGGCCTCGTGCAGCTCGGCCCGCGCGAGAACCCGTATCTCGGGACGCAGGCCGGATTCGGTCTGAGCAAGCCGTTCAGCGAGGAGACCGCGAAGCTCATCGACGCCGAGGTGCGCAGGATCATCAGCGAGTGCCACGAGGAGGCGCGCCAGCTCTTGACCAAGCACCGCAAGGCGCTCGACGCCCTCGCGGCGGCGCTGCTCGAGCGCGAGACGCTCGACGAGAAGGAGATCCACGAGGTGACCGGCTTGCCGCCGGCGCCGCAGCTCGAGACCGGCATCGTGCCGCTCGTCGACGAGCCGCCCGCCGACGCGGTCGCAAGGAAGTCGGCGGGTTGA
- a CDS encoding sigma-54 dependent transcriptional regulator has product MKARILVVDDEERMAQVVAMALARAGWECETCTTGEAALAAVETRGADVVVTDWRMPGMDGIELLRRLHEKRPALPVILITAHGSVPSAVAAMREGAFDYITKPFDNDELRALVGRALELTRLERENRYLRQEVASRYAPDAMVAESARSKELLELVRRVAPSKATVLIQGESGTGKELVARLLHFWSDRVGQPFVAVNCKAFAEGVLESELFGHEKGAFTGAASARAGCFERAQGGTLFLDEIGEVSLDFQAKLLRVLQEGEVLRVGGTQPRRIDVRVVAATNRVLRDEVQAGRFRDDLFFRLNVIPMQLAPLRERREDILPIASHFLARHAAGGGRRLVLSPEAERAILEHPWPGNVRELENVIERAVVLARGDVIQPEDLLLEQTLAVPSAAASAEAANEGTLQECLDRAAAARIRAALEAAHGSRVEAARALGIERTTLYRMMKRLGLE; this is encoded by the coding sequence GTGAAGGCACGCATCCTCGTCGTCGACGACGAGGAGCGCATGGCGCAGGTGGTCGCCATGGCGCTCGCGCGCGCGGGCTGGGAGTGCGAGACCTGCACGACCGGCGAGGCCGCGCTCGCCGCGGTCGAGACGCGCGGCGCCGACGTCGTCGTCACCGACTGGCGGATGCCGGGCATGGACGGCATCGAGCTGCTGCGCCGTCTGCACGAGAAGCGTCCCGCGCTGCCGGTCATCCTGATCACCGCGCACGGCAGCGTGCCGTCGGCGGTGGCGGCGATGCGCGAGGGCGCCTTCGACTACATCACCAAGCCGTTCGACAACGACGAGCTGCGCGCGCTCGTCGGACGCGCGCTCGAGCTCACGCGGCTCGAGCGCGAGAACCGCTACCTGCGTCAGGAGGTCGCGAGCCGCTACGCGCCCGACGCGATGGTCGCCGAGAGCGCGCGCAGCAAGGAGCTGCTCGAGCTCGTGCGTCGCGTCGCGCCGAGCAAGGCGACGGTGCTGATCCAGGGCGAGAGCGGCACCGGCAAGGAGCTGGTCGCGCGGCTGCTGCACTTCTGGAGCGACCGCGTCGGGCAGCCGTTCGTCGCGGTCAACTGCAAGGCGTTCGCGGAGGGCGTGCTCGAGAGCGAGCTCTTCGGTCACGAGAAGGGTGCCTTCACCGGCGCGGCGAGCGCGCGCGCGGGCTGCTTCGAGCGCGCGCAGGGCGGCACGCTCTTCCTCGACGAGATCGGCGAGGTCAGCCTCGACTTCCAGGCGAAGCTGCTGCGCGTGCTGCAGGAGGGCGAGGTGCTGCGCGTCGGCGGCACGCAGCCGCGCCGCATCGACGTGCGCGTCGTCGCGGCGACGAACCGCGTGCTGCGCGACGAGGTGCAGGCGGGACGCTTCCGCGACGACCTGTTCTTTCGCTTGAACGTGATCCCGATGCAGCTCGCGCCGCTGCGCGAGCGTCGCGAGGACATCCTGCCGATCGCGAGCCACTTCCTCGCGCGACACGCGGCGGGCGGCGGAAGGCGTCTCGTGCTGTCACCGGAAGCCGAGCGCGCGATCCTCGAGCACCCGTGGCCGGGCAACGTGCGCGAGCTCGAGAACGTCATCGAGCGCGCGGTGGTGCTGGCGCGCGGCGACGTGATCCAGCCCGAGGACCTGCTGCTCGAGCAGACGCTCGCGGTGCCGTCCGCTGCGGCGAGCGCAGAGGCGGCGAACGAGGGCACGCTGCAGGAGTGCCTCGATCGCGCGGCCGCGGCGCGCATCCGCGCCGCGCTCGAGGCCGCGCACGGCTCGCGCGTCGAGGCGGCGCGCGCGCTTGGCATCGAGCGCACGACGCTCTACCGGATGATGAAGCGCCTCGGCTTGGAGTAG
- a CDS encoding ATP-binding protein, with protein MTTDGEAADHETAIAHASGIAVDEPRTFRIRERWLGLAVGAAIGLVDLIGTLALGIHFEMNGSDVTLLVLGVYGVTFAAFGFTFGLVLEARRRDRKAAAIIAQQMETVATTRARLAQSEKLVALGQLAAAIAHEVRNALGVIRSAAQGLAESVPADDVERQRACSFISAEIDRLGSVVSSLLGFARPLRLAPRPVEVSKLFDQALLLARPDLEAKEIRVVRREDGALPPVRADSDLVVQVLLGLLANAVEAVPRGGEVALEARATDGVVEIGVADSGPGIPEDLRARVFEPFFTTRDKGTGLGLAVARQIVEAHQGRIEVGERPGGGARFCISLPLATVAPAALARSA; from the coding sequence ATGACCACCGACGGCGAAGCTGCGGACCACGAGACGGCGATCGCGCACGCGAGCGGAATCGCGGTCGACGAGCCGCGCACCTTCCGGATCCGCGAGCGCTGGCTCGGGCTCGCGGTCGGGGCGGCGATCGGGCTCGTCGACCTGATCGGCACGCTCGCGCTCGGCATCCACTTCGAGATGAACGGCAGCGACGTGACGCTGCTCGTGCTCGGCGTGTACGGCGTGACCTTCGCCGCGTTCGGCTTCACCTTCGGGCTCGTCCTCGAGGCGCGACGCCGCGATCGGAAGGCAGCGGCGATCATCGCGCAGCAGATGGAGACCGTCGCGACGACGCGCGCGCGGCTCGCGCAGAGCGAGAAGCTCGTGGCGCTCGGACAGCTCGCAGCGGCGATCGCGCACGAGGTGCGCAACGCGCTCGGCGTCATCCGCTCGGCGGCGCAGGGTCTTGCCGAGAGCGTGCCCGCGGACGACGTCGAGCGACAGCGCGCGTGCTCGTTCATCAGCGCCGAGATCGACCGGCTCGGCAGCGTCGTGTCGTCGCTGCTCGGCTTCGCGCGCCCGCTGCGCCTCGCGCCGCGTCCGGTCGAGGTGTCGAAGCTCTTCGATCAGGCGCTGCTGCTCGCGCGTCCGGACCTCGAGGCGAAGGAGATCCGCGTCGTGCGCCGCGAGGACGGCGCGTTGCCGCCGGTGCGCGCCGACTCGGACCTGGTCGTGCAGGTGCTGCTCGGGCTGCTCGCGAACGCCGTCGAGGCGGTGCCGCGCGGCGGCGAGGTGGCGCTCGAGGCGCGCGCCACGGACGGCGTCGTCGAGATCGGCGTCGCCGACTCGGGACCCGGCATCCCCGAAGATCTGCGCGCGCGCGTGTTCGAGCCGTTCTTCACCACGCGCGACAAAGGCACCGGGCTCGGGCTCGCGGTCGCGCGCCAGATCGTCGAGGCGCACCAGGGGCGCATCGAGGTCGGCGAGCGTCCGGGCGGCGGTGCGCGCTTCTGCATCTCCTTGCCCTTGGCAACGGTAGCGCCCGCAGCGCTCGCGAGGTCGGCGTGA
- a CDS encoding DUF2834 domain-containing protein, producing the protein MSWKKVLLAVVLADFSFLTAYAVWQVGYVGFFAEVTSTWSGITCAVDLVIALGLIATWMVRDARQHGISPLPYLVLTATLGSVGPLLYLLRRPEPATEPSARLVVQAS; encoded by the coding sequence ATGAGCTGGAAGAAGGTGCTGCTCGCCGTCGTTCTCGCAGATTTTTCTTTCTTGACCGCGTACGCCGTCTGGCAGGTCGGCTACGTCGGCTTCTTCGCCGAGGTGACGTCGACCTGGTCCGGTATCACCTGCGCCGTCGACCTGGTGATCGCGCTCGGCCTGATCGCCACCTGGATGGTGCGCGACGCCCGCCAGCACGGCATCTCGCCGCTGCCCTACCTCGTCCTGACCGCCACGCTCGGCAGCGTCGGCCCCCTCCTCTACCTTCTCCGCCGCCCCGAACCCGCTACGGAGCCCAGCGCGCGCCTCGTCGTGCAGGCAAGCTGA
- a CDS encoding LLM class F420-dependent oxidoreductase — MKIGIPLFMLRPEQLVPVAKRAEELGFESVWVAEHLVFPTRFASRYPYTADGVPPIQPSTPLLDPLLVLAQVAAVTSRIRLGTNVYLPALRHPLHVARLGTTLDVLSGGRLSLGIGVGWLEEEFRAVGVDFARRGALTRECVAALRCLWSEDEPEFHGRTWSFGPVKFEPKPVQKPHPPLLLGGESEAALRRAAQIGDGWYGVRHTPESAAAVVGRLRALREEAGRSALPFEITVGPSADSLDRDVIARFADAGVDRLVSLPWRRAREAMDALEAFAARVL; from the coding sequence GTGAAGATCGGCATCCCGCTCTTCATGCTGCGTCCGGAGCAGCTGGTGCCGGTCGCGAAGCGCGCCGAGGAGCTCGGCTTCGAGTCGGTGTGGGTCGCGGAGCACCTGGTCTTCCCGACGCGCTTTGCGAGCCGCTATCCGTACACCGCAGACGGCGTGCCGCCGATCCAGCCGTCGACGCCGCTGCTCGACCCGTTGCTGGTGCTCGCGCAGGTCGCGGCGGTGACCTCGCGCATCCGCCTCGGGACGAACGTGTACTTGCCGGCGCTGCGTCACCCGCTGCACGTCGCGCGCCTCGGCACGACGCTCGACGTGCTCTCGGGCGGACGGCTGAGCCTCGGCATCGGCGTCGGCTGGCTCGAGGAGGAGTTCCGCGCGGTCGGCGTCGACTTCGCGCGCCGCGGCGCGCTGACGCGCGAGTGCGTCGCGGCGCTGCGCTGCCTGTGGAGCGAGGACGAGCCCGAGTTCCACGGGCGCACGTGGTCGTTCGGGCCCGTCAAGTTCGAGCCCAAGCCGGTGCAGAAGCCGCACCCGCCGCTGCTGCTCGGCGGCGAGAGCGAGGCGGCGCTGCGCCGCGCGGCGCAGATCGGCGATGGCTGGTACGGCGTGCGGCACACGCCGGAGAGCGCGGCGGCGGTGGTCGGGCGTCTGCGCGCGCTGCGCGAGGAAGCGGGGCGCAGCGCGCTGCCCTTCGAGATCACCGTCGGCCCGAGCGCCGACTCGCTCGACCGCGACGTGATCGCGCGCTTCGCGGACGCCGGCGTCGACCGCCTGGTGTCGCTGCCCTGGCGGCGCGCGCGCGAGGCGATGGACGCGCTCGAGGCGTTCGCGGCGCGGGTCCTGTAG
- a CDS encoding cyclase family protein: MKTRRIRRATWLVAALALCATAANVSAAPPVLDESKLVDLTHTFDDETIYWPTEKGFELEQGPHGFTPQGYFYSANRFCTAEHGGTHMDAPIHFAEGKLTADAVPLQALIGAAVVVDVTEQAKQDRDYRLTVEDLQRWEAKYGRIPDGAIVLMRSGWNRYWPDKLRYLGTAEPGDVENLHFPGFSREAAEWLVTQRTIDAIGVDTASIDHGPSKDFIVHQVINGANKPAFENVANLDRLPESGATIIALPMKIGGGSGAPLRIVALLP; encoded by the coding sequence ATGAAGACCCGACGCATCCGACGTGCGACCTGGCTCGTGGCGGCGCTGGCGCTGTGCGCGACGGCGGCCAACGTGAGCGCAGCGCCGCCCGTTCTCGACGAGTCGAAGCTCGTCGACCTGACCCACACCTTCGACGACGAGACCATCTACTGGCCGACCGAGAAGGGCTTCGAGCTCGAGCAAGGCCCGCACGGCTTCACGCCGCAAGGCTACTTCTACTCGGCGAACCGCTTCTGCACCGCGGAGCACGGCGGCACGCACATGGACGCGCCGATCCACTTCGCGGAGGGCAAGCTCACCGCCGACGCCGTGCCGCTGCAGGCGCTGATCGGAGCGGCGGTGGTGGTCGACGTCACCGAGCAGGCGAAGCAGGACCGCGACTACCGTCTCACCGTCGAGGACCTGCAGCGCTGGGAGGCGAAGTACGGCCGCATCCCCGACGGCGCGATCGTGCTGATGCGCAGCGGCTGGAACCGCTACTGGCCGGACAAGCTGCGCTACCTCGGTACCGCGGAGCCGGGCGACGTCGAGAACCTCCACTTCCCCGGCTTCTCGCGCGAGGCCGCGGAGTGGCTCGTCACGCAGCGGACGATCGACGCGATCGGCGTCGACACCGCGAGCATCGACCACGGCCCGTCGAAGGACTTCATCGTTCACCAGGTGATCAACGGCGCCAACAAGCCCGCGTTCGAAAACGTCGCCAACCTCGACCGCCTGCCGGAGAGCGGCGCCACGATCATCGCGCTGCCGATGAAGATCGGCGGCGGCTCGGGCGCGCCGCTGCGCATCGTCGCCCTGCTGCCGTGA
- a CDS encoding crotonase/enoyl-CoA hydratase family protein, producing MSNDGWEEIRYAVDARIATITLHRPERMNAFTARMCRELIEALDAADKDDDVRAVVVTGAGRAFCAGADLSSGGDTFDANAKGYQDTIDTHRDGGGLVSLKVYSLKKPVIAAINGAAVGVGITMTLPMDIRIAAEGAKIGFVFARRGIVPEAASSWFLPRLVGIERAAEWVYTGRVFDAAEAKEARLVSRVLPADQVLPAAQELAREIAENTSAVSVALARQLMWRMLGAASPLEAHRIDSKCIFYMGRSPDAYEGVSSFLEKRPPRFSMKPSTDMPPFYPWWSE from the coding sequence ATGAGCAACGACGGCTGGGAGGAGATCCGCTACGCGGTCGATGCCCGCATAGCGACCATCACGCTGCACCGACCCGAGCGCATGAACGCGTTCACGGCGCGCATGTGCCGTGAGCTGATCGAGGCGCTCGATGCGGCCGACAAGGACGACGACGTCCGCGCGGTCGTCGTCACCGGCGCGGGACGCGCGTTCTGCGCCGGCGCCGACCTGAGCAGCGGCGGCGACACCTTCGACGCCAACGCCAAGGGCTACCAGGACACGATCGACACGCACCGCGACGGCGGCGGCCTCGTGTCGCTCAAGGTGTACTCGCTGAAGAAGCCCGTGATCGCGGCGATCAACGGTGCAGCGGTCGGCGTCGGGATCACGATGACGCTGCCCATGGACATCCGCATCGCCGCCGAGGGCGCCAAGATCGGCTTCGTCTTCGCGCGTCGCGGGATCGTCCCCGAGGCCGCGAGCAGCTGGTTCCTGCCGCGTCTGGTCGGCATCGAGCGCGCCGCGGAGTGGGTCTACACGGGTCGCGTATTCGACGCCGCGGAGGCGAAGGAGGCGCGTCTCGTGAGCCGCGTCCTGCCGGCCGATCAGGTGCTGCCCGCGGCGCAGGAGCTCGCGCGCGAGATCGCGGAGAACACGTCGGCGGTGTCGGTGGCGCTCGCGCGCCAGCTGATGTGGCGCATGCTCGGCGCCGCGAGCCCGCTCGAAGCGCACCGCATCGACTCGAAGTGCATCTTCTACATGGGCCGCTCGCCGGACGCGTACGAGGGCGTGTCGTCGTTCCTCGAGAAGCGTCCGCCGCGCTTCAGCATGAAGCCGAGCACCGACATGCCGCCGTTCTATCCGTGGTGGAGCGAATGA